Proteins encoded by one window of Arachis hypogaea cultivar Tifrunner chromosome 1, arahy.Tifrunner.gnm2.J5K5, whole genome shotgun sequence:
- the LOC112698067 gene encoding uncharacterized protein has protein sequence MGTISQDHAKLDSNTIADAIRPLVEADPSIKVKSIIAEVQSRFNYTISYHKAWLAKKKAIAKTPSMVESNDCEDVKVSHYKPLVQVDGTHLYRKYKGALLFAVTQDGNQNIVPIAFAIVEGETADT, from the exons ATGGGgacgatttcacaagatcatgccaagttggactcAAACACAATTGCAGATGCCATTAGGCCATTGGTTGAAGCAGACCCATCGATAAAGGTAAAGTCTATTATTGCAGAAGTTCAGTCCAGATTCAACTACACTATAAGTTACcacaaggcttggttggcaaagaaAAAAGCTATCGCAAAGACGCCAAGTATGGTTGAAAGCAATGATTGCGAAGACGTCAAGGTCTC ACACTACAAGCCACTGGTGCAGGTTGATGGCACACACCTTtacagaaaatataaaggtgCACTTCTATTTGCAGTTACACAAGATGGGAACCAAAACATTGTGCCCATTGCATTTGCGATAGTCGAGGGTGAGACGGCAGACACATGA